Proteins from a genomic interval of Piscinibacter sp. HJYY11:
- a CDS encoding type VI secretion system Vgr family protein → MMDRLSDAMSGAAGRMVSGFDSALRSLLASWTSAQRLYNLEGAAPVSDLMVERFSVVDTISEPFQLQLHTLCVHNRTPLQALLGQRITLLSTLADGSRHRRSGLVFEARDAGADGGLVRHQLLIQPWLALLGHTRNSRVWQDKTIIQILDDVLGADAYKAHAAWRWGETDAEGNTEDLAAFIAQGPNAGVRSYCVQYRESDLAFLQRLLAEEGLGWRVEEADDAPSGHRIVFFADSARWPENTTSRSALGGAGIRFHRGSAAEEQDAIQSFGGWRQLTPAASAVLQWDYQAKRAIAAESPTAYDYTSESMRDMAPWLQQYEPIGATADTGTCSSTQLQHRATCRQQAHEARHKTWLGRSTVRSLRAGEHFGLTQSTLDALSELQSAADREFCVHSVHALGVNNLPKELSERLMQQPVSDPFAELDGEPASTLSESLEHDPALSRKAAELGYANRFEALRRLIPWRPLPPTTRTALGAQTAIVVGPGGATSPNGADELYTDALGRIRVQFHWQSAPGADARPDNRSSCWVRVAQRWAGAGMGWQHIPRIGQEVLLDFIEGDIERPIVLGSLYNGRGEAGLPPTPGGAAAEADTSAYKASHNHGPSAQGNLVGGGSGGHSPAWHGGAPGPAGQDAAAQNNTAALGGFKSKEFGGEGFNQLVFDDTPGELRVQLATTQHATQLNLGHLIHQADNHRGHYRGRGFELRTDAYGAVRATNGLLITTFGTREADPAGDNAAGMALLKQAATLADSFSNAAKTHQTTALASAIGTLKAGQSTLSDKLAPMKALHQAASGMVSHASLDAAIADAGQKSTQASDGKLPHTTDPIVAITAKAGLATVAGQDIQFASGEAISWQAGQDMQLASGQQLRLHTGQSIGVLAGAVKAGQGAKGTGLTMIAGKGPVQMQAQADQAEVAAKNLVNVQSANAHIDWAAAKKITLTTSGGAQIVIGSEGITVQCPGKITVKAASKSFSGGARETFSLPTLPVSSGPSLVPDKEIIELFWTYGDSFERLSTMSRHYVDMNLHVRTRNYSTGEAVSVTVDLPGQDPATARSVTLTGSVNDKGEAVFVNALREQTIELGWRA, encoded by the coding sequence ATGATGGACCGACTCAGCGACGCCATGAGCGGCGCCGCAGGACGCATGGTCAGTGGCTTCGACAGCGCACTGAGGTCACTGCTCGCAAGCTGGACCAGCGCACAACGCCTCTACAACCTCGAAGGTGCGGCCCCGGTCAGTGACCTGATGGTCGAGCGCTTCAGCGTGGTCGACACCATCAGCGAGCCCTTCCAGCTGCAGCTGCACACCCTGTGCGTGCACAACCGCACTCCGCTGCAAGCGCTGCTCGGACAGCGCATCACCCTGCTGAGCACCCTGGCCGATGGCAGCCGCCACCGCCGCAGCGGCCTCGTCTTCGAGGCGCGTGATGCGGGCGCCGACGGCGGCCTCGTGCGCCACCAGTTGCTGATCCAGCCGTGGCTCGCCCTGCTGGGCCACACGCGCAACAGCCGCGTCTGGCAAGACAAGACCATCATCCAGATCCTCGACGACGTGCTGGGCGCCGACGCCTACAAGGCCCACGCCGCCTGGCGGTGGGGCGAGACCGATGCCGAGGGCAACACCGAAGACCTTGCCGCATTCATCGCCCAGGGCCCCAACGCCGGCGTGCGCTCCTACTGCGTGCAATACCGCGAGAGCGACCTCGCCTTCCTGCAGCGCCTCCTGGCCGAAGAAGGCCTCGGCTGGCGTGTCGAAGAAGCCGACGATGCCCCAAGCGGCCACCGCATCGTCTTCTTCGCCGACAGCGCCCGCTGGCCCGAGAACACCACCTCGCGCAGCGCGCTCGGGGGTGCCGGCATCCGCTTCCACCGCGGCTCGGCCGCCGAAGAGCAAGACGCCATCCAGAGCTTCGGCGGCTGGCGCCAGCTCACGCCGGCCGCCAGCGCCGTGCTGCAGTGGGACTACCAGGCCAAGCGCGCCATCGCCGCAGAGTCCCCCACCGCCTACGACTACACCAGCGAGTCGATGCGCGACATGGCGCCGTGGCTGCAGCAGTACGAGCCCATCGGCGCCACCGCCGACACCGGCACCTGCAGCAGCACCCAGCTGCAGCACCGCGCCACCTGCCGCCAGCAGGCCCACGAAGCACGCCACAAGACCTGGCTCGGCCGCAGCACTGTGCGCAGCCTGCGCGCCGGCGAGCACTTCGGCCTCACGCAGAGCACGCTGGATGCGCTCTCGGAGCTGCAAAGCGCCGCCGATCGCGAGTTCTGTGTGCACAGCGTGCATGCGCTCGGCGTCAACAACCTGCCCAAGGAGCTGAGCGAGCGCCTGATGCAGCAGCCGGTGTCCGACCCGTTCGCCGAACTTGATGGCGAGCCTGCCAGCACGTTGTCAGAGAGCCTGGAGCACGACCCGGCCCTGAGCCGCAAGGCCGCCGAGCTCGGCTACGCCAACCGCTTCGAAGCCCTGCGCCGCCTCATCCCATGGCGACCCCTGCCGCCCACCACGCGCACCGCGCTCGGGGCACAGACCGCCATCGTCGTCGGCCCTGGCGGCGCCACCAGCCCGAACGGTGCCGACGAGCTCTACACCGATGCGCTCGGCCGCATCCGGGTGCAGTTCCACTGGCAGTCCGCCCCGGGCGCGGACGCGAGGCCTGACAACCGCAGCAGCTGCTGGGTGCGCGTCGCGCAGCGCTGGGCCGGCGCCGGCATGGGGTGGCAACACATCCCGCGCATTGGCCAGGAGGTGCTGCTCGACTTCATCGAGGGCGACATCGAGCGACCCATCGTCCTCGGCAGCCTGTACAACGGCCGCGGCGAAGCCGGCTTGCCGCCGACACCGGGCGGCGCGGCCGCGGAAGCCGACACCAGCGCCTACAAGGCCAGCCACAACCACGGCCCGAGCGCCCAGGGCAACCTCGTCGGCGGTGGCTCAGGTGGCCACAGCCCGGCGTGGCACGGCGGCGCCCCCGGCCCGGCCGGCCAAGACGCCGCGGCGCAGAACAACACCGCTGCGCTCGGCGGCTTCAAGAGCAAGGAGTTCGGCGGAGAGGGCTTCAACCAGCTGGTCTTCGACGACACGCCCGGCGAGCTGCGCGTGCAACTCGCCACCACGCAGCACGCCACCCAGCTCAACCTCGGCCACCTGATCCACCAGGCCGACAACCACCGCGGCCACTACCGAGGCCGCGGCTTCGAACTGAGGACCGACGCGTATGGCGCCGTGCGCGCCACCAACGGCTTGCTGATCACGACATTCGGCACCCGAGAGGCCGACCCGGCCGGCGACAACGCCGCCGGCATGGCGCTCCTGAAGCAGGCGGCAACGCTTGCCGACAGCTTCAGCAATGCCGCCAAGACCCATCAGACAACGGCTCTTGCGAGCGCCATCGGCACGCTGAAGGCCGGCCAGAGCACCCTCTCCGACAAGCTTGCGCCGATGAAGGCGCTGCACCAAGCCGCAAGCGGCATGGTGAGCCACGCATCACTCGACGCCGCCATCGCCGATGCCGGCCAGAAGAGCACGCAGGCCAGCGACGGCAAGTTGCCGCACACCACCGATCCCATCGTCGCCATCACCGCCAAGGCGGGTCTTGCGACGGTGGCCGGTCAAGACATCCAGTTCGCCAGCGGCGAAGCCATCAGCTGGCAGGCCGGGCAGGACATGCAGCTCGCGAGCGGTCAACAGCTGCGCCTGCACACCGGCCAGAGCATCGGGGTGCTGGCCGGCGCCGTGAAGGCCGGGCAAGGCGCCAAAGGCACCGGGCTCACGATGATCGCGGGCAAGGGGCCGGTGCAGATGCAGGCCCAGGCCGATCAGGCGGAGGTGGCGGCGAAGAACCTCGTGAACGTGCAGAGCGCCAATGCGCACATCGATTGGGCGGCGGCGAAGAAGATCACGTTGACGACTTCGGGTGGGGCACAGATCGTGATTGGCTCCGAAGGCATCACTGTTCAATGCCCGGGGAAGATAACGGTGAAGGCAGCAAGCAAGAGTTTTTCGGGCGGTGCTCGAGAGACCTTTTCGCTGCCTACGTTGCCTGTGTCCAGTGGCCCGTCACTCGTTCCAGACAAGGAAATCATCGAGCTGTTTTGGACCTACGGCGATAGCTTTGAGCGGTTGTCAACGATGTCGAGACACTATGTGGACATGAACCTGCATGTCAGGACCCGGAACTACAGCACGGGCGAGGCGGTTTCGGTCACCGTTGATTTGCCAGGCCAAGACCCAGCAACCGCGCGGTCTGTCACGCTGACCGGCAGTGTGAACGACAAGGGCGAAGCGGTATTCGTAAATGCGTTGAGAGAGCAGACCATCGAGCTTGGATGGAGGGCCTGA
- a CDS encoding OmpA family protein produces the protein MNTVPNPAAVTAGSLNSFYAFALAACMVLSGPANAKPLKDKAGGSDHPVVGRFQGAILINYGSSAYDEVEVPLAAYRNVDGQRYVPSKSVIAKGKVFNYFYWGPGDRSELEVFRNYQAALTKAGFKVLHTCDEPERCGKESMSAHAGIWTNKPNTFAGGYDSISRVDYVGNYPVRYLAAQLPRPQGDVFVTLTVQPPNSITQGQGMGARYFMQVIEAAPMTNEQVKVDAAAISKGLASEGRIALYGILFDTDQAILKRESQSTLAEMSKALQADPKMRVYIVGHTDNQGSYEHNLTLSANRAKAVVDALQKQGIASQRLTAVGVADVSPLANGATDAGRAKNRRVEMVAR, from the coding sequence ATGAACACGGTGCCGAACCCTGCCGCCGTCACGGCAGGAAGTCTCAATTCGTTCTACGCTTTTGCGTTGGCGGCGTGCATGGTCCTGTCGGGACCCGCCAACGCAAAGCCTCTTAAGGACAAGGCTGGGGGCAGCGATCACCCCGTAGTCGGACGCTTTCAAGGGGCGATCCTGATCAACTACGGAAGTAGCGCATATGACGAGGTGGAGGTGCCCCTCGCTGCGTACAGAAACGTAGACGGGCAACGTTACGTGCCCTCTAAGTCCGTAATCGCCAAAGGAAAGGTGTTCAACTACTTCTACTGGGGACCTGGAGATCGCAGCGAGCTGGAAGTATTCAGAAACTACCAAGCTGCACTGACGAAGGCCGGCTTCAAAGTTCTTCACACCTGTGACGAGCCGGAGCGCTGCGGTAAGGAATCGATGTCGGCCCACGCAGGCATCTGGACAAATAAGCCAAATACTTTTGCCGGTGGCTATGACTCAATCAGCCGAGTCGACTACGTCGGGAACTATCCGGTCCGCTATCTCGCGGCGCAGTTGCCCCGCCCTCAAGGAGATGTCTTCGTGACGTTGACCGTGCAACCACCGAACAGCATCACCCAGGGACAAGGCATGGGTGCTCGATACTTCATGCAAGTCATCGAGGCGGCTCCCATGACCAACGAACAGGTCAAGGTAGATGCCGCTGCGATCAGCAAGGGTCTAGCAAGTGAAGGTCGCATTGCGTTGTACGGCATTCTGTTCGATACAGACCAGGCCATCTTGAAGCGGGAGTCGCAGTCCACGCTGGCAGAGATGTCGAAGGCCTTGCAGGCCGATCCAAAGATGCGCGTGTACATCGTTGGTCACACGGACAACCAGGGGTCCTACGAGCACAACCTAACCCTGTCGGCTAACCGGGCCAAGGCAGTCGTCGATGCGCTGCAGAAGCAGGGCATTGCGTCGCAGCGTCTCACAGCGGTCGGGGTGGCCGACGTCTCACCGTTGGCAAATGGCGCGACGGATGCTGGCCGCGCCAAAAATCGCCGAGTCGAAATGGTGGCTCGCTAG
- a CDS encoding T6SS effector amidase Tae4 family protein: MTEAATIRARAQGQSIGIRANRPSWADMKKHYPAESVKSADFYPMVSKAYQKAFQTSPETWSNTCATRMSYALNRSGLKLPVAPNGGSIVGDDKYNYWIRVAQLSKKLSDHLGKPDFLLKHDPVERFRKDLADKRVETTRTFLSTIADKKGIVVFEVTGWQDATGHFTLWDGKDLLYVGEGEHNVQTSYEYYFWFLRTMITDKVMAQTTKVSLWELK; the protein is encoded by the coding sequence ATGACTGAAGCAGCAACTATTCGAGCACGCGCGCAGGGCCAATCCATCGGCATCAGAGCCAACAGGCCCTCATGGGCCGACATGAAGAAGCACTATCCCGCTGAGAGCGTGAAGAGCGCCGACTTCTATCCAATGGTCAGCAAGGCGTACCAGAAGGCCTTTCAGACCAGCCCTGAAACATGGTCCAACACCTGCGCGACCCGCATGAGCTACGCGCTCAATAGGTCCGGGTTGAAACTTCCAGTGGCCCCCAATGGCGGCAGCATCGTCGGCGACGACAAGTACAACTACTGGATTCGCGTCGCTCAACTGAGCAAGAAGCTGTCCGACCACCTCGGCAAACCAGACTTCCTCTTAAAACACGACCCCGTCGAGCGGTTCCGCAAGGATCTGGCAGACAAGCGGGTCGAAACCACACGTACGTTCCTGTCAACCATCGCTGACAAGAAGGGCATCGTTGTCTTTGAAGTGACCGGTTGGCAGGATGCAACCGGGCACTTCACGCTTTGGGACGGAAAGGATCTTCTCTACGTCGGTGAAGGTGAGCACAACGTCCAAACCAGCTATGAGTACTACTTCTGGTTTCTCCGCACGATGATCACCGACAAAGTGATGGCTCAGACAACCAAAGTGTCGCTATGGGAACTCAAGTGA
- a CDS encoding sensor domain-containing diguanylate cyclase, whose translation MTFSLRDIPIGYRQGLSILSIVSLMIGVAALAITGSREPRAKLAELIDESNALQFTVAQMRQDLLQQEALSRTMAGVTSFDESKSTIAALKSAHASYQEQLQHLADPKMLGPSSPFVTDLRELQRSVVPGLAEASANVEAFNPVKAMEALGRQVSPANVESLRTLDQLLLSRSHALQARVEALDSAARKTDLAIMAISAAAVLIALAIAVVLTRSITRPLRQAVQYANELGEGHLDANKPLSSHDEAGALISALGNMADRIAEMHHRLEKLSTEDALTGAANRRQFDYVINLEHGRAARLAAKTGVTESAQMALLMLDVDHFKKYNDKFGHQAGDECLKKVVLAVRAAGLRPSDVVARYGGEEFAVILPSCNLEGATAVAERIRGMIERAGIESAGPDSPVVTVSVGAAVATNPARTSVAALIREADAQLYKSKRDGRNRVSIAPAPEECESQTDRESVACVS comes from the coding sequence ATGACGTTCTCGCTGCGCGACATTCCGATCGGATACCGTCAGGGGTTGTCCATCTTGAGCATCGTCTCCCTGATGATCGGCGTCGCTGCCCTGGCGATTACCGGATCGCGCGAGCCACGTGCAAAGCTTGCTGAACTCATCGACGAATCGAACGCATTGCAGTTCACGGTAGCGCAGATGCGACAAGATCTGCTGCAACAGGAGGCGCTATCGCGAACCATGGCAGGCGTCACAAGCTTCGACGAATCAAAGAGCACGATTGCTGCGCTCAAGAGCGCTCATGCGTCGTACCAGGAGCAATTGCAGCATCTCGCAGATCCAAAAATGCTTGGGCCGAGCAGCCCTTTTGTCACCGACCTGCGTGAGCTGCAGAGATCCGTCGTGCCGGGTCTGGCTGAGGCAAGTGCGAACGTTGAAGCATTCAACCCCGTTAAGGCGATGGAAGCCCTCGGCCGGCAGGTTTCACCCGCGAACGTGGAGTCCCTCCGCACGCTAGACCAGTTGTTGCTGTCTCGATCGCACGCATTGCAGGCGCGCGTAGAGGCCCTCGACAGTGCCGCGCGCAAGACAGACCTCGCGATCATGGCAATCTCGGCCGCGGCCGTACTCATCGCACTGGCCATTGCAGTGGTGCTGACCCGTAGCATCACCCGACCTCTGCGCCAAGCAGTCCAGTACGCCAATGAGCTCGGCGAGGGACACCTTGATGCGAACAAGCCGCTATCGTCCCACGACGAAGCGGGCGCGCTCATCTCCGCACTAGGCAACATGGCAGACCGTATCGCTGAGATGCATCACCGCCTGGAAAAGCTGTCGACAGAGGATGCGCTGACTGGCGCAGCGAATCGCCGGCAGTTTGACTATGTGATCAACCTGGAACACGGACGCGCGGCGCGGCTGGCAGCCAAAACAGGGGTCACCGAGAGCGCCCAAATGGCGCTTCTCATGCTCGATGTCGATCACTTCAAAAAGTACAACGACAAGTTTGGTCATCAGGCAGGAGACGAATGTCTCAAGAAGGTCGTGTTGGCAGTGCGAGCCGCTGGCTTGCGTCCATCCGACGTCGTAGCCCGCTATGGCGGGGAGGAGTTCGCGGTGATACTCCCTTCGTGCAACCTCGAAGGCGCGACGGCCGTAGCAGAACGCATCCGCGGCATGATCGAGCGTGCCGGTATCGAATCGGCCGGTCCCGATTCGCCGGTAGTCACCGTGAGCGTGGGTGCCGCAGTGGCCACGAATCCGGCGCGAACCAGTGTCGCCGCACTAATCAGAGAAGCAGACGCTCAGTTGTATAAGTCCAAGCGTGACGGGCGCAACCGCGTCAGCATTGCGCCCGCGCCTGAGGAGTGCGAATCTCAGACTGATCGAGAAAGCGTCGCCTGCGTTTCCTGA
- a CDS encoding DUF4253 domain-containing protein, with translation MFSSFRKERVLDLTEYPTGPCDPRRALQEFQASAAQPDPNMTSSLADTQQALAATSLESSTIAEGWISGALDSVLIVELNSDDVLSSWSVLRGLAEQLLRFPLVSQLEDIDGLFRDEPAHPDDLAYVTYPTKVLKDYLTIDGFAALQDGEVMRGEFSPLRSAELFNGLARVLGETQRTFGSAPDVEDVSALIAKGVLRSNADLELWLLNWEVEHFGDAALDVSHLGDSDLIDFDDESQYVAVLPPTPTAWEALLFMGWYGTQHDPATKIAALKSWNERFGAELVCGFASVLNLKVTRPPTSIQEAFALAIEHDHFASDKRTLSGLSLRDYARTLLASDRWQLMAKP, from the coding sequence ATGTTCTCCTCCTTCCGCAAGGAACGGGTACTGGATCTCACTGAATACCCAACCGGGCCTTGCGATCCACGCCGCGCGTTGCAGGAATTCCAAGCCAGTGCTGCACAGCCGGACCCAAACATGACTTCATCTCTAGCTGATACTCAGCAAGCGCTTGCGGCAACAAGCCTTGAATCCTCAACGATTGCCGAGGGTTGGATCTCCGGAGCACTGGACAGTGTGCTCATCGTCGAACTGAACAGCGACGACGTTCTCTCATCTTGGAGCGTGCTCCGTGGCCTGGCTGAGCAACTACTGCGCTTTCCTCTTGTCTCGCAGCTCGAAGACATTGATGGACTGTTTCGAGACGAGCCTGCTCATCCGGACGACCTTGCCTACGTCACATATCCCACAAAGGTCTTGAAAGACTATCTGACGATTGATGGCTTCGCAGCGCTTCAGGACGGCGAGGTAATGCGTGGAGAGTTCAGCCCTCTTCGGTCAGCTGAGCTCTTTAACGGATTAGCGAGGGTCTTGGGCGAGACGCAGCGGACTTTCGGGTCCGCTCCTGATGTGGAGGATGTCTCTGCGCTCATAGCGAAAGGGGTGCTGCGATCAAACGCAGATCTTGAGCTCTGGCTCCTGAACTGGGAGGTAGAACACTTTGGTGACGCAGCACTTGATGTGAGCCACCTCGGAGACTCCGACCTGATCGACTTTGACGATGAATCGCAATACGTCGCGGTGCTCCCACCAACTCCCACCGCTTGGGAGGCGCTTCTCTTCATGGGTTGGTACGGCACACAGCACGATCCTGCAACAAAAATCGCCGCATTGAAAAGCTGGAACGAGCGATTTGGCGCAGAGCTCGTCTGTGGATTCGCGAGCGTTCTAAATTTGAAAGTCACTCGCCCACCCACGAGCATTCAAGAGGCCTTTGCTCTGGCCATTGAGCACGACCACTTTGCGTCGGACAAGCGCACGCTCTCGGGCCTTTCCCTTCGAGACTACGCGCGTACATTGCTGGCCAGCGATCGTTGGCAGCTAATGGCCAAACCTTAG
- a CDS encoding AAA family ATPase: protein MANDVGEIRRILNSFLLMIEQDESSSVIMAATNHPDILDEALFRRFDDVVQYHVPSADEVKALLRMRLANYLKSPKALAELAEVATGLSHAEVASAVSDAIKEAVMHDQDTVAVDAVRSLLQERRRLRLNR from the coding sequence ATGGCCAATGACGTGGGCGAGATCCGCCGCATCCTGAACAGCTTCCTGCTGATGATCGAGCAGGACGAGTCCAGCAGCGTGATCATGGCCGCCACCAACCACCCGGACATCCTGGACGAGGCGCTCTTCAGGCGCTTCGATGATGTGGTGCAGTACCACGTGCCGTCGGCGGACGAGGTCAAGGCCTTGCTTCGCATGCGTCTGGCCAACTACCTCAAGTCGCCCAAGGCGCTTGCTGAGCTCGCCGAGGTGGCCACCGGGCTCAGCCATGCCGAAGTCGCCAGTGCCGTCAGCGACGCGATCAAGGAAGCGGTGATGCACGACCAGGACACCGTCGCGGTCGACGCGGTTCGCAGCCTTTTGCAGGAGCGCAGGAGGCTGCGCCTCAATCGGTAG
- a CDS encoding prepilin-type N-terminal cleavage/methylation domain-containing protein: MFHTSSGRSTGGAVGFTLVELLVVLAIVALLLTVAMPRYMGSLQHAKEVVLRENLQTMRGAIDKYFADKGRFPSSLDELVEHRYLRAVPLDPVTESNRTWQLRVSGSDNGIADVASGASGISKEGRPYAAY, translated from the coding sequence GTGTTCCATACAAGCTCTGGTAGGTCCACCGGCGGCGCCGTTGGCTTCACGCTGGTGGAGCTGCTGGTTGTTCTGGCGATCGTTGCATTGTTGTTGACGGTGGCCATGCCCCGCTACATGGGCTCGTTGCAGCACGCCAAGGAGGTCGTCCTGCGCGAAAATCTACAGACCATGCGAGGTGCGATCGATAAGTACTTCGCCGACAAGGGCCGCTTTCCATCCAGCCTGGACGAGTTGGTCGAGCACCGGTACTTACGTGCTGTTCCTCTGGATCCCGTCACCGAATCGAACCGGACGTGGCAATTGCGCGTCAGCGGCAGCGACAATGGCATCGCGGATGTCGCGAGCGGCGCCAGCGGCATCTCAAAAGAGGGAAGGCCCTATGCAGCCTACTAG
- a CDS encoding ATP-binding protein yields MVLAPPVLESLQQVLKEQRHLSKLRSHGLHPRRKLLLVGPSGTGKTMTAAALAGELGIPLFVVRLDSLITKFMGETAAKLRQVFDAVALTRGVYLFDEFDAIGANVAWPMTWARSAAS; encoded by the coding sequence ATGGTGCTGGCGCCGCCGGTGCTCGAGAGCCTGCAGCAGGTCCTGAAGGAACAGCGGCACTTGAGCAAGCTGCGCAGCCACGGCCTCCACCCCCGCCGCAAGTTGCTACTGGTCGGTCCCTCCGGCACCGGCAAGACGATGACGGCGGCCGCGCTCGCCGGCGAGCTGGGCATCCCGTTGTTCGTGGTGCGCCTGGACTCGCTGATCACCAAGTTCATGGGCGAGACCGCGGCCAAGCTGCGCCAGGTGTTCGACGCCGTCGCGTTGACGCGCGGCGTGTACCTGTTCGACGAATTCGATGCCATCGGCGCCAACGTGGCATGGCCAATGACGTGGGCGAGATCCGCCGCATCCTGA
- a CDS encoding ABC transporter substrate-binding protein → MATRIGGRSTGTFLCVIALSTPLWIPNAFAQPRAELLHWWTSPGEAAAAEILSKHVRRSGVQYVDSPVLGGGGSSAMKTLRARVKARNAPTAVQITGLEVAEWGERDALNDIDALARAERWSEVVPKPFQRYMKFQGRWVGVAPNVHSTNWVWANTDVLAKVGITQPPRTWREFVGAARKAQSAGFVGLAYGGQTWQSTLIFDSALLGAGGPDFYRKLFIEGRRPGNAHAVLEQAYARMSELRDVIDDQSANRPWNLATAMVINGRAAFQIMGDWARPEFTVSGKQVGRDFWCFRVPGTEDSVTFNLDTFAMFKVEGAEKVQGQQIFAKTVMSPAFQTEFNVAKGSVPTRSDIAGSAFEECGRRAVQDIAKASKRQTLLGSMALGHALGTEQKDALSDVIHRHFSGFLSDKDAATESLRAIAR, encoded by the coding sequence ATGGCCACGCGTATTGGGGGTCGAAGCACTGGGACATTCCTCTGCGTCATCGCGCTGAGCACGCCACTTTGGATCCCCAACGCATTTGCGCAGCCTCGCGCAGAGCTGCTTCACTGGTGGACATCGCCTGGAGAAGCAGCTGCCGCGGAGATTCTGAGCAAACATGTTCGCCGCTCCGGCGTGCAATATGTTGACAGCCCGGTACTTGGGGGCGGCGGTAGTTCAGCGATGAAGACTCTACGGGCGCGGGTCAAAGCGAGGAACGCGCCCACGGCGGTGCAAATCACCGGGCTCGAGGTCGCGGAATGGGGCGAGCGAGACGCCCTAAATGACATCGACGCGCTCGCCCGAGCCGAGCGTTGGAGCGAAGTCGTTCCCAAGCCTTTCCAAAGGTACATGAAATTTCAAGGGCGATGGGTCGGTGTTGCACCGAACGTTCACTCAACAAATTGGGTGTGGGCCAACACGGACGTGCTGGCCAAGGTAGGCATCACACAACCGCCTCGCACGTGGAGGGAATTCGTAGGTGCAGCGCGCAAGGCACAGAGCGCCGGCTTCGTCGGGCTCGCATATGGTGGTCAGACTTGGCAGAGCACACTGATCTTTGATAGCGCGCTTCTTGGAGCGGGTGGGCCTGACTTCTACCGAAAACTCTTCATAGAAGGGCGGCGTCCCGGCAATGCGCACGCGGTACTCGAGCAGGCGTATGCCCGCATGTCAGAACTGCGCGACGTCATTGATGACCAAAGCGCGAATCGGCCCTGGAATCTTGCGACCGCCATGGTGATCAACGGCAGGGCGGCCTTTCAAATCATGGGTGACTGGGCTCGGCCGGAATTCACAGTGTCCGGCAAGCAAGTGGGTCGCGACTTCTGGTGCTTTCGGGTCCCAGGCACCGAAGACAGCGTCACCTTTAACCTCGACACGTTCGCAATGTTCAAGGTGGAGGGTGCCGAAAAGGTTCAAGGGCAGCAAATCTTCGCGAAGACTGTCATGAGTCCGGCTTTCCAGACCGAGTTCAACGTCGCCAAAGGCTCGGTGCCGACGCGTTCGGACATAGCTGGCTCAGCGTTCGAGGAATGTGGTCGACGCGCGGTCCAAGACATCGCAAAGGCTTCCAAACGCCAGACGCTCCTGGGCTCGATGGCGCTTGGGCATGCACTAGGAACTGAGCAAAAGGACGCACTGTCGGATGTTATCCACCGGCACTTCTCCGGTTTCCTGAGCGACAAGGACGCAGCAACTGAATCGCTCCGGGCGATTGCGCGCTGA
- a CDS encoding type II secretion system protein, which translates to MKQRGFTLVELLMTIAILGVLATIAMPVSQLAVQRSKERELRVALIQIREAIDAYKRASEQGRIHLAVNDSGYPKRLDELVEGVVDVRSPAGQKIFFLRRLPRDPFHADTAVSPASTWKLRSYASSPEAPAEGSDIFDIYSSSQEIGLNGVPYKLW; encoded by the coding sequence ATGAAACAACGCGGCTTTACGCTCGTCGAACTCCTGATGACGATTGCCATTCTCGGAGTCTTGGCCACCATCGCGATGCCAGTCTCACAACTGGCTGTTCAGCGGAGCAAAGAACGCGAGCTGCGGGTCGCGCTAATTCAAATCCGAGAAGCCATCGACGCCTATAAGCGTGCGTCCGAGCAAGGCCGAATACATCTTGCGGTCAACGACAGCGGATATCCGAAGCGGCTAGATGAACTCGTTGAGGGTGTGGTCGATGTGCGCAGTCCGGCGGGCCAGAAGATCTTCTTCTTGCGGCGGTTGCCACGCGATCCATTCCACGCCGACACGGCGGTGTCTCCGGCATCAACTTGGAAGCTGCGAAGCTACGCGTCGTCACCTGAAGCGCCTGCGGAAGGTTCGGACATCTTTGACATCTACTCGTCGTCTCAAGAAATCGGGCTCAACGGTGTTCCATACAAGCTCTGGTAG